One Lasioglossum baleicum chromosome 6, iyLasBale1, whole genome shotgun sequence genomic window carries:
- the Ndfip gene encoding nedd4 family interacting protein isoform X2: MDNNIRYNMNDILSHSGNIAAAQTSNECRMADGEEIPPPKADFSAPPPYEVATKLPSYEEVQREKTLQGEPHPQIHMPGNIRAPQQPLTILAIDTEAAEGDPESGLLGTDFMFFTAFLVAFLFNWIGFLLLMCFCHTIASRYGALSGFGLSLTKWTLIVKHSTDLASHENSWLWWLIMGFGVLICARAIMQYLNIKRGWRLLPGSAQERLLFFY; this comes from the exons ATGGATAATAATATTCGTTACAATATG AATGACATTCTGAGTCATTCGGGAAATATTGCCGCAGCACAAACATCCAACGAATGTAGAATG GCTGACGGAGAAGAAATACCTCCGCCCAAAGCAGATTTCTCAGCTCCGCCTCCTTACGAAGTAGCTACCAAATTGCCCAGTTACGAGGAAGTGCAGCGTGAGAAAACTTTACAGGGAGAACCCCATCCTCAAATACACATG CCAGGAAACATTAGAGCACCACAGCAACCGTTAACGATCCTCGCTATAGACACCGAAGCTGCAGAAGGCGATCCGGAAAGTGGCTTGCTTGGTACCGATTTTATGTTCTTTACAGCATTTTTGG ttgcatttttatttaattggaTCGGATTTTTACTATTGATGTGCTTCTGTCACACGATCGCATCTCGATACGGAGCACTGTCCGGTTTCGGCTTGTCATTGACAAAATGGACATTGATCGTGAAACATTCCACCGACCTTGCTTCTCATGAAAATTCATGGCTGTGGTGGTTGATAATGGGATTTG gAGTACTGATTTGTGCACGAGCAATTatgcaatatttaaacattaaacgtGGCTGGAGACTGTTGCCTGGAAGCGCTCAGGAACGTTTACTCTTCTTTTATTAA
- the Cyp40 gene encoding cyclophilin 40 isoform X3 — translation MEDSPQNRGPTNKDNPIVFIDIAIESEKVGRVVIELYKNVVPRTAENFRALCTGEKGIGINGTKLHYKGSVFHKVLPQFVIQGGDIIKFNGSSGESIYGPQFDDENFTLSHSSEGLLSMANKGVPNSNSSQFVITISPSIHLDNTNVVFGKVLKGMGVVHEVSHVPTVKDVPTEKIYISDCGEIKPGQNWGLEENDGTEDVFCPWPEDWDDITDKNETDSEHLMEVIRKIKDSGNYYFSRKNYVDAGRKYKKALRYYKWLTRKMDKPNSSDELMTNTKIVILLNLAAVKLKKRKHREALKLCSAD, via the exons ATGGAAGATTCACCACAGAATCGAGGTCCTACGAATAAAGATAATCCGATCGTTTTTATCGATATAGCTATCGAGTCTGAGAAAG TCGGAAGAGTAGTGATAGAGCTGTACAAGAATGTTGTACCAAGGACAGCAGAGAACTTCCGTGCCTTGTGCACCGGAGAAAAAGGTATTGGGATTAACGGGACAAAATTACACTACAAAGGATCGGTATTCCATAAAG TATTACCACAGTTTGTAATCCAAGGTGGAGatataataaaattcaatggaagCAGCGGAGAAAGCATATACGGACCGCAATTCGACGATGAAAACTTTACACTGTCCCACTCGTCGGAAGGATTGTTGAGTATGGCGAACAAGGGTGTTCCCAATAGCAACAGTTCTCAATTCGTCATTACCATTTCACCCAGTATACACCTAGATAATACCAATGTAGTTTTTGGTAAAGTTTTGAAAGGTATGGGTGTTGTTCATGAAGTATCTCATGTCCCAACGGTGAAGGATGTACCGACTGAG aaaatatatataagtGACTGTGGCGAAATCAAGCCAGGTCAAAATTGGGGTTTGGAGGAAAATGACGGTACGGAGGATGTTTTCTGTCCATGGCCCGAGGATTGGGATGATATTACGGACAAGAATGAAACTGAT AGTGAACATCTAATGGAAGTTATCAGGAAGATAAAGGACTCGGGGAATTATTATTTCTCAAGAAAAAATTATGTGGATGCAGGTAGAAAATATAAGAAAGCGTTGCGTTACTATAAGTGGTTGACGAGAAAGATGGACAAACCAAATTCTTCTGATGAGCTGATGACGAATACTAAAATAGTTATACTACTTAATCTAGCAGCTGTTAAACTAAAGAAAAGGAAACATCGCGAAGCATTGAAACTAT GTTCTGCAGATTGA
- the Cyp40 gene encoding cyclophilin 40 isoform X2 has translation MEDSPQNRGPTNKDNPIVFIDIAIESEKVGRVVIELYKNVVPRTAENFRALCTGEKGIGINGTKLHYKGSVFHKGGDIIKFNGSSGESIYGPQFDDENFTLSHSSEGLLSMANKGVPNSNSSQFVITISPSIHLDNTNVVFGKVLKGMGVVHEVSHVPTVKDVPTEKIYISDCGEIKPGQNWGLEENDGTEDVFCPWPEDWDDITDKNETDSEHLMEVIRKIKDSGNYYFSRKNYVDAGRKYKKALRYYKWLTRKMDKPNSSDELMTNTKIVILLNLAAVKLKKRKHREALKLCTEVLQIDKNNSKALFRRSQAYMGLNEYDLGLRDLKQALQGSPNNKDILAEIEKVKKVMNSYLVLEKASCQRMFK, from the exons ATGGAAGATTCACCACAGAATCGAGGTCCTACGAATAAAGATAATCCGATCGTTTTTATCGATATAGCTATCGAGTCTGAGAAAG TCGGAAGAGTAGTGATAGAGCTGTACAAGAATGTTGTACCAAGGACAGCAGAGAACTTCCGTGCCTTGTGCACCGGAGAAAAAGGTATTGGGATTAACGGGACAAAATTACACTACAAAGGATCGGTATTCCATAAAG GTGGAGatataataaaattcaatggaagCAGCGGAGAAAGCATATACGGACCGCAATTCGACGATGAAAACTTTACACTGTCCCACTCGTCGGAAGGATTGTTGAGTATGGCGAACAAGGGTGTTCCCAATAGCAACAGTTCTCAATTCGTCATTACCATTTCACCCAGTATACACCTAGATAATACCAATGTAGTTTTTGGTAAAGTTTTGAAAGGTATGGGTGTTGTTCATGAAGTATCTCATGTCCCAACGGTGAAGGATGTACCGACTGAG aaaatatatataagtGACTGTGGCGAAATCAAGCCAGGTCAAAATTGGGGTTTGGAGGAAAATGACGGTACGGAGGATGTTTTCTGTCCATGGCCCGAGGATTGGGATGATATTACGGACAAGAATGAAACTGAT AGTGAACATCTAATGGAAGTTATCAGGAAGATAAAGGACTCGGGGAATTATTATTTCTCAAGAAAAAATTATGTGGATGCAGGTAGAAAATATAAGAAAGCGTTGCGTTACTATAAGTGGTTGACGAGAAAGATGGACAAACCAAATTCTTCTGATGAGCTGATGACGAATACTAAAATAGTTATACTACTTAATCTAGCAGCTGTTAAACTAAAGAAAAGGAAACATCGCGAAGCATTGAAACTATGTACAGAA GTTCTGCAGATTGATAAGAACAATAGTAAAGCATTGTTTCGTAGAAGTCAAGCGTACATGGGATTGAACGAATATGATCTCGGCCTAAGAGATTTAAAACAAGCACTGCAAGGCTCTCCAAATAACAAAGATATTTTAGCGGAAATTGAGAAGGTTAAAAAAGTGATGAATTCGTATCTAGTGCTTGAGAAAGCATCGTGTCAAAGAATGTTCAAATGA
- the Ndfip gene encoding nedd4 family interacting protein isoform X1 codes for MDNNIRYNMPPQTNNDSNGEPSRQNEIPTLTVSLSVMQNDILSHSGNIAAAQTSNECRMADGEEIPPPKADFSAPPPYEVATKLPSYEEVQREKTLQGEPHPQIHMPGNIRAPQQPLTILAIDTEAAEGDPESGLLGTDFMFFTAFLVAFLFNWIGFLLLMCFCHTIASRYGALSGFGLSLTKWTLIVKHSTDLASHENSWLWWLIMGFGVLICARAIMQYLNIKRGWRLLPGSAQERLLFFY; via the exons ATGGATAATAATATTCGTTACAATATG CCGCCACAAACAAATAATGATTCCAATGGGGAACCATCCCGTCAAAACGAGATACCTACTTTAACTGTGTCTTTATCTGTTATGCAGAATGACATTCTGAGTCATTCGGGAAATATTGCCGCAGCACAAACATCCAACGAATGTAGAATG GCTGACGGAGAAGAAATACCTCCGCCCAAAGCAGATTTCTCAGCTCCGCCTCCTTACGAAGTAGCTACCAAATTGCCCAGTTACGAGGAAGTGCAGCGTGAGAAAACTTTACAGGGAGAACCCCATCCTCAAATACACATG CCAGGAAACATTAGAGCACCACAGCAACCGTTAACGATCCTCGCTATAGACACCGAAGCTGCAGAAGGCGATCCGGAAAGTGGCTTGCTTGGTACCGATTTTATGTTCTTTACAGCATTTTTGG ttgcatttttatttaattggaTCGGATTTTTACTATTGATGTGCTTCTGTCACACGATCGCATCTCGATACGGAGCACTGTCCGGTTTCGGCTTGTCATTGACAAAATGGACATTGATCGTGAAACATTCCACCGACCTTGCTTCTCATGAAAATTCATGGCTGTGGTGGTTGATAATGGGATTTG gAGTACTGATTTGTGCACGAGCAATTatgcaatatttaaacattaaacgtGGCTGGAGACTGTTGCCTGGAAGCGCTCAGGAACGTTTACTCTTCTTTTATTAA
- the Cyp40 gene encoding cyclophilin 40 isoform X1 produces MEDSPQNRGPTNKDNPIVFIDIAIESEKVGRVVIELYKNVVPRTAENFRALCTGEKGIGINGTKLHYKGSVFHKVLPQFVIQGGDIIKFNGSSGESIYGPQFDDENFTLSHSSEGLLSMANKGVPNSNSSQFVITISPSIHLDNTNVVFGKVLKGMGVVHEVSHVPTVKDVPTEKIYISDCGEIKPGQNWGLEENDGTEDVFCPWPEDWDDITDKNETDSEHLMEVIRKIKDSGNYYFSRKNYVDAGRKYKKALRYYKWLTRKMDKPNSSDELMTNTKIVILLNLAAVKLKKRKHREALKLCTEVLQIDKNNSKALFRRSQAYMGLNEYDLGLRDLKQALQGSPNNKDILAEIEKVKKVMNSYLVLEKASCQRMFK; encoded by the exons ATGGAAGATTCACCACAGAATCGAGGTCCTACGAATAAAGATAATCCGATCGTTTTTATCGATATAGCTATCGAGTCTGAGAAAG TCGGAAGAGTAGTGATAGAGCTGTACAAGAATGTTGTACCAAGGACAGCAGAGAACTTCCGTGCCTTGTGCACCGGAGAAAAAGGTATTGGGATTAACGGGACAAAATTACACTACAAAGGATCGGTATTCCATAAAG TATTACCACAGTTTGTAATCCAAGGTGGAGatataataaaattcaatggaagCAGCGGAGAAAGCATATACGGACCGCAATTCGACGATGAAAACTTTACACTGTCCCACTCGTCGGAAGGATTGTTGAGTATGGCGAACAAGGGTGTTCCCAATAGCAACAGTTCTCAATTCGTCATTACCATTTCACCCAGTATACACCTAGATAATACCAATGTAGTTTTTGGTAAAGTTTTGAAAGGTATGGGTGTTGTTCATGAAGTATCTCATGTCCCAACGGTGAAGGATGTACCGACTGAG aaaatatatataagtGACTGTGGCGAAATCAAGCCAGGTCAAAATTGGGGTTTGGAGGAAAATGACGGTACGGAGGATGTTTTCTGTCCATGGCCCGAGGATTGGGATGATATTACGGACAAGAATGAAACTGAT AGTGAACATCTAATGGAAGTTATCAGGAAGATAAAGGACTCGGGGAATTATTATTTCTCAAGAAAAAATTATGTGGATGCAGGTAGAAAATATAAGAAAGCGTTGCGTTACTATAAGTGGTTGACGAGAAAGATGGACAAACCAAATTCTTCTGATGAGCTGATGACGAATACTAAAATAGTTATACTACTTAATCTAGCAGCTGTTAAACTAAAGAAAAGGAAACATCGCGAAGCATTGAAACTATGTACAGAA GTTCTGCAGATTGATAAGAACAATAGTAAAGCATTGTTTCGTAGAAGTCAAGCGTACATGGGATTGAACGAATATGATCTCGGCCTAAGAGATTTAAAACAAGCACTGCAAGGCTCTCCAAATAACAAAGATATTTTAGCGGAAATTGAGAAGGTTAAAAAAGTGATGAATTCGTATCTAGTGCTTGAGAAAGCATCGTGTCAAAGAATGTTCAAATGA